A stretch of Canis lupus baileyi chromosome 7, mCanLup2.hap1, whole genome shotgun sequence DNA encodes these proteins:
- the PSMB9 gene encoding proteasome subunit beta type-9, with product MLRAGEVHTGTTIMAVEFDGGVVVGSDSRVSAGEAVVNRAFNKLSPLHQHIYCALSGSAADAQAMADMAAYQLELHGLELEEPPLVLAAANVVRNISYKYREDLSAHLMIAGWDRRDGGQVYGTMGGMLTRQPFAIGGSGSTYIYGYVDAAYKPGMSPEECRSFTTNAIALAMNRDGSSGGVIHLVTITAAGVDYQVILGNELPKFYDE from the exons ATGCTGCGGGCGGGAGAAGTCCACACTGGG ACAACCATCATGGCGGTAGAGTTTGATGGAGGTGTTGTGGTGGGTTCTGATTCCCGGGTGTCTGCAGG AGAAGCAGTGGTAAACCGAGCATTTAACAAGCTGTCCCCACTACACCAACACATCTACTGTGCTCTCTCTGGCTCCGCTGCTGATGCCCAGGCCATGGCTGACATGGCTGCCTACCAACTGGAGCTCCATGG GTTGGAACTGGAAGAACCTCCCCTTGTTCTGGCTGCGGCCAACGTGGTGAGGAACATCAGTTATAAGTACCGGGAGGACCTGTCTGCACATCTCATGATAGCTGGCTGGGACCGACGAGACGGGGGCCAG GTGTATGGAACCATGGGAGGAATGCTGACTCGACAACCCTTCGCCATTGGTGGCTCTGGCAGTACCTATATCTACGGTTATGTGGATGCAGCCTATAAACCAGGCATGTCCCCTGAGGAGTGCAGGAGCTTCACCACAAATG CTATCGCTCTGGCCATGAACCGGGATGGCTCCAGTGGGGGTGTCATCCACCTGGTCACTATTACAGCTGCTGGTGTGGACTATCAAGTAATCTTGGGTAACGAACTGCCAAAATTCTATGATGAGTGA